Within the Gadus chalcogrammus isolate NIFS_2021 chromosome 20, NIFS_Gcha_1.0, whole genome shotgun sequence genome, the region TAGTTCATATGGTGGGCTAGGTTCTAAGGCTAGAGGAACACTGTGGTGTAGTTCATATGGTGGGCTAGGTTCTAAGGCTAGAGGAACACTGTGGTGTAGTTCATATGGTGGGCTAGGTTCTAAGGCTAGAGGAACACTGTGGTGTAGTTCTTATGGTGGGCTAGGTTCTAAGGCTAGAGGAACACTGTGGTGTAGTTCATATGGTGGGCTAGGTTCTAAGGCTAGAGGAACACTGTGGTGTAGTTCATATGGTGGGCTAGGTTCTAAGGCCAGAGGAACACTGTGGTGTAGTTCATATGGTGGGCTAAGTTCTAAGGCTAGAGGAACACGGTGTGGTGAGGCTAGGGTCCGAGTGGTCCAGCCACCGGTCACTAAACCCtgctctccatcccccctccagGCACCTTTAAGCTGACGGTCGAGTTCACAGAGGAGTACCCCAACAAGCCCCCCACGGTGCGGTTCGTCTCCAAGATGTTCCACCCCAACGGTAGgaccctcccccgcctcccccccccctcccctcctctttgtGAATGTGTAAGGTGACGTTATCGTTGTTTCCTAGTGTACGCAGACGGCAGCATCTGCCTCGACATCCTCCAGAACCGCTGGAGTCCCACCTACGACGTCTCCTCCATCCTCACCTCCATCCAGGTAGGACGGGTTCCAGCTGTTCTGATACCAGGACCCGAGGTTCCTCCCAGACCGCCTGAACTGCGGTCTGGTGTCTGCACAGAGAACACCAAACACTGCAAAGAGAACATCAAACACTGCACAGAGAACACCAAACACTGCACAGAGAACATCAAACACTGCACAGAGAACATCAAACACTGCACAGAGAACACCAAACACTGCACAGAGAACACCAAACACTGCACAGAGAACACCAAACACTGCACAGAGAACACCAAACACTGCACAGAGAACACTAAACACTGCACAGAGAACACTAAACACTGCACAGAGAACACTAAACACTGCACAGAGAACACTAAACACTGCACAGAGAACACTAAACACTGCACTGAGAACACTAAACACTGCACAGAGAACATCAAACACTGCACAGAGAACATCAAACACTGCACAGAGAACACCAAACACTGCACAGAGAACATCAAACACTGCACAGAGAACATCAAACGCTAAACACTGCACAGAGAACATCAAACACTGCACAGAGAACACCAAACACTGCACAGAGAACACCAAACACTGCACAGAGAACACTAAACACTGCACAGAGAACACTAAACACTGCACAGAGAACACCAAACACTGCACAGAGAACATCAAACACTGCACAGAGAACACCAAACACTGCACAGAGAACACAAAACACTGCACAGAGAACATCAAACACTAAACACTGCACAGAGAACATCAAACACTGCCCAGAGAACATCAAACACTGCACAGAGAACACTAAACACTGCACAGAGAACACTAAACACTGCACAGAGAACATCAAACACTGCACAGAGAACATCAAACACTAAACACTGCACAGTGAACATCAAACACTGCCCAGAGAACATCAAACACTGCCCAGAGAACATCAAACACTGCACAGAGAACATCAAACACTGCACAGAGAACATCAAACACTGCACAGAGAACACTAAACACTGCACAGAGAACATCAAACACTGCACAGAGAACACTAAACACTGCACAGAGAACACTAAACACTGCACAGAGAACACTAAACACTGCACAGAGAACACTCAACACTGCACAGAGAACACTCAACACTGCACAGAGAACACTCAACACTGCACAGAGAACACCAAACACTGCACAGAGAACATCAAACACTGCACAGAGAACACTAAACACTGCACAGAGAACACTAAACACTGCACACTGCACTGAGAACATCAAACACTTCACAGAGAACACTGCACAGAGAACACTAAACACTGCACAGAGAACACTAAACACTGCACTGAGAACACTAAACACTGCAGCGTTCGTTAGCGGTCGGAATGGGAAACGCGTCGTCTTCGACTGACGTGCTTTAGAGCTAACAAGTCGAAAAACTTGGAGGCTCACGCTTAACTagaagaatacaaatgtattctAATTAAAGATTATAAGTGTTAATGACCTAGTTCTGAATAAAAATTAGTCCACAGTAAGTGAACATCGCTgtcatcgtaagagaacccttcaataaggaCAGGTGTTGCTATAGTTACGATGCTAGACGCTGTATCGGTATaaactcggtatcggccgatacccaaGTTCAGGAATCGGGAAGAAAAAGCGGTACGGGAACATCTCTGGTTTCAGTGGTCAAGAGAGCTGGTGGCTGGTTCTGGACTGGTACCGTtctcactgccccccccctgtgccccccccccagtcgcTGCTGGACGAGCCGAACCCAAACAGCCCGGCCAACAGCCAGGCCGCCCAGCTGTACCAGGAGAACAAGAGGGAGTACCAGAAGAGGGTCTCGGCCATCGTGGAGCAGAGCTGGAGGGACAGCTGACCGCCTGCTGCCCCCAgggcccagtgtgtgtgtgtgtgtgtgttttagtggaCCCCCCCCATACACCTCTTGAAGCTTTTATGCACTTTACCTTCACCTGTATCGCCTCCTCCACACGGAaccctttctttttattttggccCTCTGTGATTGGTCGGGGGCCTTGCGTTGGGCGGTTGGCCTTGTGGTTTAGTTTGGTCACTCAGGACGCCTGTGTGCTGTTCTGCTGTAAGTCTCCCCACTCATCATGTCCACGTTCTGAAGGACGCGTGAAGCGTTCAACGTGGAGACGCTTCGGTCGCCGTCCAACAGGTttttggtctgtagttgtttttTCCCAGAGGTGTTTCTctgggctctgattggtccccTCGGCAGGACAGACACACGGGGGGCGACCAATGAGCCCGCTCTCCAGGGGTGTGAGCTCCatgcagaggtcaggggtcagtgcTGGGGTACAAAAGGTTGCGTGCGTCTGACTTTATGTACAGGAGCTctgttctctcactctcccctcatTTACTTTTTTCAACACGTGTAAATAAAAAGGCAAATTCACTCGTCTCTTTTAATTGGTCCATTTTGGTGGTTTGTAACGTGGTAACCAGCCCACAACAGTACTGAGGATGAGTTGTGTATCACTCCATCACCGTCCTAAAGCCCAGCGGCCCGATGTTGGAACAGGATTCATTTCAACACATGACTACAAAGATAGAGGAAGTAGTTTATTTGTTAAGTAGAAACAAGGATGATAATGCATGCACGATACAACTTTGCAAAAAATAACCATGGGTACGAAAAAGAACAGTGGACCCAAAACATGCAGGTTGCGTTACATTATGTCTATACTTCAAATACAAACGTGAGCAGGAAGTAGCTCTGAGGCGCTCATAAAAATAGGTTCTTCCAGGAGTCCTTGTTCTTCCAACAGCGAGTcgatacaaaaatacaaatggACACAAAGTGAGGCGTGGCGCGGCTACCTGTAGGAGCGCTCCTTCTTCGCCCGCTCCAGGGCCTTGTCCATGCTCTTCTCGTTCTCCCCCCGGCACTTGGGGCAGAACCACTTGCCCTTG harbors:
- the ube2al gene encoding ubiquitin conjugating enzyme E2 A, like isoform X1 encodes the protein MSTPARRRLMRDFKRLQEDPPAGVSGAPSENNIMVWNAVIFGPEGTPFEDGTFKLTVEFTEEYPNKPPTVRFVSKMFHPNVYADGSICLDILQNRWSPTYDVSSILTSIQSLLDEPNPNSPANSQAAQLYQENKREYQKRVSAIVEQSWRDS
- the ube2al gene encoding ubiquitin conjugating enzyme E2 A, like isoform X2, with product MVWNAVIFGPEGTPFEDGTFKLTVEFTEEYPNKPPTVRFVSKMFHPNVYADGSICLDILQNRWSPTYDVSSILTSIQSLLDEPNPNSPANSQAAQLYQENKREYQKRVSAIVEQSWRDS